In Malus sylvestris chromosome 15, drMalSylv7.2, whole genome shotgun sequence, a single genomic region encodes these proteins:
- the LOC126602812 gene encoding mitogen-activated protein kinase 3-like, with protein sequence MCNLVHSNVVRYFSTWYEPPGVRTFFGEVDLKAAVPYHYICIQMELCDRSLDELLKDQKENGKKGLEGKALPYFIQILEGLRYLHSKDVIHGDLKLDNILLHDDQLKICDFGTAKHTREASYVKDMNDVGLIFFQMVNGINQKDLLAFKYKNTLPATWKEQTEGARNLLSILRAITAFEALHSAKQLREG encoded by the exons ATGTGCAATCTCGTTCATTCCAACGTGGTTCGCTATTTCTCG ACTTGGTACGAGCCACCAGGTGTCCGGACATTTTTTGGTGAGGTCGATCTTAAAGCGGCAGTGCCTTATCATTATATCTGTATACAAATGGAACTATGTGACAG GTCACTGGACGAACTGCTTAAGGACcaaaaagaaaatggcaaaaaaGGATTGGAGGGTAAGGCATTGCCTTACTTCATTCAGATCTTGGAGGGGTTGAGATACCTCCATAGCAAAGATGTCATTCACGGAGATTTAAAACTTGACAACATACTTCTTCACGATGATCAGCTTAAAATTTGTGACTTTGGGACAG CCAAACACACTAGAGAAGCAAGCTATGTAAAGGATATGAATGATGTGGGGCTTATATTCTTCCAAATGGTCAATGGCATAAACCAAAAGGATCTCCTCGCTTTTAAGTACAAAAACACATTACCTGCCACATGGAAAGAGCAAACAGAAGGAGCAAGAAACTTATTGTCCATTTTGAGGGCTATCACAGCGTTTGAAGCTTTGCATTCAGCTAAACAGCTGAGGGAGGGATGA